In Paractinoplanes brasiliensis, the following proteins share a genomic window:
- a CDS encoding GntR family transcriptional regulator: MSTPAPDPVTRDVYGELRTAILRGEYAPRQRLIENELTERYATSRFVLRNVLTRLQTEGLIEIQPNRGARVREITVPEAIEITEIRRAIEGLVAARAAEQITDEEIICLRELGRSMQAAVRAADVLRYSELNAQLHGTVRSIARHNSATRIIEQLNGQMVRHQFRLSLVPGRPSVSLPEHLEIIEAVCSRDPDAAERSMRVHLDSVLDALKALAGTTPAAEPASHGEPTGRGPLP, encoded by the coding sequence ATGTCGACACCTGCACCAGACCCGGTCACGAGGGACGTCTACGGAGAGCTTCGGACGGCCATCCTGCGTGGAGAGTACGCCCCCCGCCAGCGGCTGATCGAGAACGAGTTGACCGAGCGGTACGCGACAAGCCGGTTCGTGCTCCGCAATGTCCTCACCAGACTGCAGACCGAAGGCCTGATCGAGATCCAGCCGAACCGGGGCGCCCGGGTCAGGGAGATCACCGTTCCCGAGGCCATCGAAATCACCGAGATCCGCCGGGCGATCGAGGGCCTGGTCGCCGCCCGCGCCGCCGAACAGATCACGGACGAGGAGATCATTTGCCTGCGCGAGCTCGGCCGGTCGATGCAGGCGGCCGTACGGGCGGCCGACGTGCTGCGCTACTCCGAACTCAACGCCCAGCTGCACGGCACGGTCCGGTCGATCGCCCGGCACAACTCGGCCACCCGGATCATCGAGCAGCTGAACGGCCAGATGGTGCGTCACCAGTTCCGGCTCTCGCTGGTCCCCGGCCGCCCCAGCGTCTCGCTGCCCGAACACCTGGAAATCATCGAAGCCGTCTGCTCACGCGACCCGGACGCGGCCGAACGTTCCATGCGCGTTCACCTGGACAGCGTGCTCGACGCCTTGAAGGCTCTCGCCGGTACGACGCCCGCCGCAGAGCCGGCATCACACGGCGAGCCCACCGGCCGAGGCCCGCTTCCCTGA
- a CDS encoding 4-carboxy-4-hydroxy-2-oxoadipate aldolase/oxaloacetate decarboxylase, whose amino-acid sequence MAAHYVVRSVDRADTDTITALRRAGVASAHEAAGRIGLLGPAVRARQTGAVIAGSAITVSCHPGDNLMIHAAVEVCRPGDVLVVTTTSPSTDGMFGDLLATSLRAHGVIGLVSDAGVRDIAALREMGFPVWSRAVHAQGTVKASPGSVNVPVVAAGQLVRPGDIVIADDDGVLVLPVAAGRQVARAAAERLANEADKRARLESGALGVDMYNLRPLLAELGVEYVDRLPADGA is encoded by the coding sequence ATGGCTGCTCACTACGTGGTGCGGTCCGTCGACCGGGCCGACACCGACACCATCACCGCCCTGCGCAGGGCGGGTGTGGCATCCGCACACGAGGCGGCCGGTCGGATCGGCCTGCTCGGCCCCGCCGTGCGGGCCCGCCAGACCGGTGCGGTGATCGCCGGCTCGGCGATCACCGTCTCCTGCCACCCCGGCGACAACCTGATGATCCACGCGGCGGTCGAGGTCTGCCGTCCCGGTGACGTTCTGGTGGTCACCACCACCTCGCCGTCGACCGACGGGATGTTCGGCGACCTGCTCGCCACCTCATTGCGTGCCCATGGTGTGATCGGCCTGGTCAGCGACGCGGGCGTACGTGACATCGCGGCCCTGCGAGAGATGGGCTTTCCTGTCTGGTCCCGGGCAGTGCACGCGCAGGGCACCGTCAAAGCCAGTCCGGGTTCGGTGAACGTGCCGGTCGTTGCGGCCGGGCAGCTCGTACGTCCCGGGGACATCGTGATCGCCGACGACGACGGCGTTCTGGTCCTGCCGGTGGCGGCCGGCCGTCAGGTCGCGCGGGCCGCGGCCGAGCGACTGGCCAACGAGGCCGACAAGCGGGCTCGGCTGGAGTCCGGCGCGCTCGGCGTCGACATGTACAACCTGCGCCCGCTGCTCGCCGAACTCGGCGTCGAATACGTGGACCGGCTGCCCGCCGACGGGGCCTGA
- a CDS encoding NAD(P)-dependent oxidoreductase has translation MTGVRVAVLGLGEAGGEIARDLVAAGADVRGYDPRVSPPPGVAVRTNEADAVRDADLVLSVNSSHDAVPAMLNAAPRLAPGSVWADLNTAAPAVKAELARLCAPYAVEVVDVALMAPVPGKGLRTPMLVSGAGAVRYAEVMTGVGAEVTIQPGPAGEAISRKLLRSVFYKGLAAAVVEALAAGEAAGCGAWLRANIGAELAGFDERTIDRLVDGTHRHARRRADEMTAAGEQLIDLGVRPRIAAAARDLLIELRDSGSSP, from the coding sequence ATGACCGGGGTGCGCGTCGCCGTGCTCGGTCTGGGGGAAGCCGGCGGCGAGATCGCCCGGGACCTCGTCGCCGCGGGCGCCGACGTCCGCGGCTACGACCCTCGTGTCAGTCCGCCGCCGGGAGTGGCTGTCCGGACGAACGAGGCCGACGCGGTCCGCGACGCCGACCTGGTTCTGAGCGTCAACAGCTCGCACGACGCGGTGCCCGCGATGCTGAACGCGGCACCCCGTCTCGCGCCCGGCAGTGTCTGGGCCGATCTCAACACCGCCGCGCCCGCGGTCAAGGCCGAGTTGGCGCGGCTTTGTGCGCCGTACGCGGTTGAGGTCGTCGACGTCGCTCTGATGGCTCCGGTCCCGGGCAAGGGCTTGCGTACTCCGATGCTGGTCTCCGGCGCGGGGGCCGTCCGATACGCCGAGGTCATGACCGGCGTGGGGGCCGAAGTGACGATTCAGCCGGGCCCGGCCGGTGAAGCGATCTCTCGAAAGTTGCTGCGTAGCGTCTTTTACAAAGGGCTGGCCGCTGCGGTCGTCGAGGCGCTGGCCGCGGGAGAGGCAGCCGGCTGCGGCGCCTGGCTTCGCGCGAACATCGGCGCCGAACTGGCCGGATTCGACGAGCGGACGATCGACCGGCTGGTCGACGGCACCCATCGGCACGCCCGGCGCCGGGCTGACGAGATGACGGCCGCCGGCGAGCAACTGATCGACCTGGGCGTGCGGCCGCGGATCGCCGCCGCCGCCCGGGATCTGCTCATCGAACTACGAGATTCGGGGTCCTCGCCATGA
- a CDS encoding amidohydrolase family protein, with protein MIIDCHGHYTTAPAAHTSWREAQQAAYRSAGQPPSYPRISDDEIRETVEGSQLRLMDERGIDLTVFSPRASAMGHHFGDEAVSAAWARVSNDLVARVAGLYPGRFVGVCQLPQSPGAPIANSVAELRRCVEELGFVGCNLNPDPSGGHWTSPPLTDVSWYPLYEAMVELDVPAMVHVSAVTNPSFHATGSHYLNADTTAFMQLVQADLFKTFPGLRFVIPHGGGAVPYHWGRFRGLADMLGRPALEESVMGNVFFDTCVYHQPGINLLFDVIDVGNILFGSEMVGAVRGVDPQTGHYFDDTRRYVDALGLSAADRAQVYEGNARRVYPRLDLILRQQSR; from the coding sequence ATGATCATCGATTGTCACGGCCACTACACCACCGCGCCGGCCGCGCACACCTCGTGGCGAGAGGCCCAGCAGGCGGCCTACCGGTCAGCAGGGCAGCCCCCGTCCTACCCGAGGATCAGCGACGACGAGATCCGCGAGACGGTCGAGGGCAGCCAGCTGCGGTTGATGGACGAACGCGGGATCGATCTCACCGTCTTTTCCCCCCGCGCGTCGGCGATGGGTCATCACTTCGGCGACGAGGCGGTCAGCGCAGCCTGGGCACGAGTGTCCAACGACCTGGTCGCCCGGGTGGCCGGGCTCTATCCCGGCAGATTCGTCGGAGTGTGCCAGCTGCCGCAGTCGCCCGGCGCGCCGATCGCCAACTCGGTGGCGGAGCTGCGCCGCTGCGTCGAGGAGCTCGGCTTCGTCGGCTGCAACCTCAACCCCGATCCCAGCGGTGGCCACTGGACCTCGCCACCGCTGACCGACGTGAGCTGGTATCCGCTCTACGAGGCCATGGTGGAGCTGGACGTACCTGCCATGGTGCACGTGTCCGCGGTGACCAACCCCAGCTTCCACGCCACCGGCTCGCACTATCTCAACGCCGACACCACCGCGTTCATGCAACTCGTGCAGGCCGACCTGTTCAAGACCTTCCCCGGGCTGCGGTTCGTCATCCCGCACGGCGGCGGCGCGGTGCCCTACCACTGGGGACGGTTCCGTGGACTCGCCGACATGCTCGGCCGGCCTGCCCTGGAGGAGTCGGTGATGGGCAACGTCTTCTTCGACACCTGCGTGTACCACCAGCCGGGCATCAACCTGCTGTTCGACGTGATCGACGTGGGCAACATCCTGTTCGGCTCCGAGATGGTCGGTGCGGTCCGCGGCGTCGACCCGCAAACCGGCCACTATTTCGACGACACCCGCCGGTACGTCGACGCGCTGGGGCTCAGCGCAGCGGACCGGGCACAGGTGTACGAGGGCAATGCGCGCCGGGTCTACCCACGCCTCGACCTCATTCTTCGTCAGCAATCCCGCTGA
- a CDS encoding DUF6282 family protein → MSDHPLPSANARAIVRDAYDTHVHVAPDVMERRIDDLDLATRFAEVGMAGFVLKSHYITTAERAAVVRKAVPGVDALGAITLNGSMGGMNPAAVEIAGRLGARIAWMPTVDSRNQRSTTATDLQGSKPAMWNALQNDLHAHGIVPDAVEVVDGDGKVLEQVRQVLRVLARHDMVLATGHLSGPEILAVVRAAREEGVARIVVTHPEFTSQRLTAEQQRELAAEGALLERCFTTAYTGKVSWDDLFANIRAVGPQHSVLSSDLGQPFNPPVEDGLALFADRLLAAGFDPAEVHTMAVLNSRTLGAPGRDSRSAGSADH, encoded by the coding sequence ATGTCCGACCACCCCCTTCCCTCGGCCAACGCGCGCGCGATCGTTCGCGACGCGTACGACACGCACGTCCACGTTGCCCCGGACGTGATGGAACGGCGGATCGACGATCTGGACCTGGCCACCCGCTTCGCCGAGGTCGGAATGGCCGGCTTCGTGCTCAAGTCGCACTACATCACCACCGCGGAACGCGCCGCCGTGGTCCGCAAAGCCGTCCCCGGCGTCGACGCGCTCGGTGCGATCACGCTGAACGGCTCGATGGGTGGGATGAACCCGGCGGCCGTGGAGATCGCCGGCCGGCTGGGCGCCCGGATCGCGTGGATGCCCACCGTGGACTCGCGTAACCAGCGCAGCACGACCGCCACCGACCTGCAGGGCAGCAAACCGGCAATGTGGAACGCGCTGCAGAACGATCTGCACGCGCACGGCATCGTCCCCGACGCGGTCGAGGTGGTCGACGGCGACGGCAAGGTGCTCGAGCAGGTCCGCCAGGTGCTGCGTGTGCTGGCCCGGCACGACATGGTGCTGGCCACCGGGCATCTGTCCGGGCCGGAGATCCTCGCGGTGGTCCGGGCGGCACGCGAGGAGGGAGTCGCCCGGATCGTGGTCACCCACCCCGAGTTCACGTCGCAGAGATTGACGGCCGAGCAGCAACGGGAACTGGCCGCCGAGGGCGCCCTGCTGGAGCGGTGCTTCACCACCGCGTACACCGGCAAGGTCTCCTGGGATGACCTGTTCGCCAACATCCGGGCGGTCGGGCCTCAGCACTCGGTGCTCTCCAGCGACCTGGGCCAGCCGTTCAACCCCCCGGTCGAGGACGGCCTTGCGCTCTTCGCCGACAGACTGCTGGCGGCCGGCTTCGACCCGGCCGAAGTGCACACGATGGCCGTGCTGAACTCCCGGACGCTGGGCGCCCCCGGCCGAGATTCCCGATCGGCCGGATCAGCCGATCACTGA
- a CDS encoding ABC transporter substrate-binding protein: MYRGSRALAATLLAAVLVTASACSSSDDGSSGGGASGELKKITYVTAFGALGRDSFAWVAKEKGFFKDAGFDVDIQKGAGTTQNLSMIKSGQAQFAAMDFSGAEVVAGQGKFTDWRAVAAVHQRTLVAIMTTKDTGISKPADLVGKKVATGKGSVSELLFPAYAKLAGFDNKKVTIQPVQATALNQLMAKRQTDALSTFLLSKNALETVAKKDVVVLPYSDFLSDLFGNVIVAPSSLIASDKDQVKRFVDAAMKGLQYTLDHPEEAAQIMNKFEQASAVPAAVAEINAMKPYSSSVNGAALGHMDQDRVARSIAALQGNGVMPTGLTPDKVADFSFIPAS; this comes from the coding sequence ATGTACAGAGGCTCTCGGGCGCTGGCGGCGACTCTGCTGGCCGCAGTGCTCGTTACGGCAAGCGCGTGTTCGAGTTCGGACGACGGCAGTAGTGGCGGCGGCGCGAGCGGCGAGCTCAAGAAGATCACGTATGTGACGGCCTTCGGCGCGCTGGGCCGGGACTCCTTCGCCTGGGTCGCGAAGGAGAAGGGCTTCTTCAAGGATGCGGGGTTCGACGTCGACATCCAGAAGGGAGCCGGCACCACCCAGAACCTGAGCATGATCAAGTCGGGTCAGGCCCAGTTCGCCGCCATGGACTTCTCCGGCGCGGAGGTGGTGGCGGGCCAAGGGAAATTCACCGACTGGCGCGCCGTGGCGGCCGTCCACCAGCGGACGCTGGTCGCGATCATGACCACCAAGGACACCGGTATCAGCAAGCCTGCCGATCTGGTCGGCAAGAAGGTGGCCACCGGCAAGGGATCGGTGTCCGAGCTGCTCTTCCCGGCGTACGCCAAGCTCGCCGGCTTCGACAACAAAAAGGTGACCATCCAGCCCGTGCAGGCGACCGCGCTGAACCAGCTGATGGCCAAGCGGCAGACCGACGCCCTCAGCACGTTCCTGCTGAGCAAGAACGCGCTCGAAACGGTCGCCAAGAAGGATGTGGTCGTGCTGCCCTACAGCGACTTCCTGTCCGACCTGTTCGGCAACGTGATTGTCGCTCCCAGCAGCCTGATCGCCAGCGACAAGGACCAGGTCAAGCGATTCGTCGACGCCGCGATGAAGGGTCTCCAGTACACGCTGGACCACCCGGAGGAGGCGGCGCAGATCATGAACAAGTTCGAGCAGGCCTCGGCCGTCCCGGCCGCCGTTGCGGAAATCAACGCCATGAAGCCCTATTCGTCGTCGGTGAACGGCGCCGCGCTCGGCCACATGGACCAGGATCGGGTCGCGCGCAGCATCGCCGCCCTGCAGGGCAACGGGGTGATGCCGACCGGGCTGACCCCCGACAAGGTGGCTGACTTCAGCTTCATCCCGGCCAGCTGA
- a CDS encoding ABC transporter ATP-binding protein: MITIDGVSQTFKGRSGPIEAIRGIDLEIAEGEFLTIIGRSGCGKSTLLRMVSGLLKPTKGEVRVAGERVRSPRRDVAMVFQKPALLPWRTVEQNIMLPVEIFGWRTADHRGRAEQLLEMTGLGAFRKRLPHELSGGMQQRVSLCRALIQNPKVMLMDEPFSALDALTREELAVELQRIHIQLGTTILFVTHSIQEAVLLADRVAVLSSRPGRVRKLVQIPIPRPRSFGHNAHMEEVAKVSAELHTLLLSDEHLRAPTA; encoded by the coding sequence ATGATCACCATTGATGGGGTTTCCCAGACCTTCAAGGGCAGGTCAGGTCCGATCGAGGCCATCCGCGGGATCGACCTCGAGATTGCCGAGGGTGAGTTCCTCACCATCATCGGACGGTCCGGCTGCGGCAAGTCCACCCTGCTGCGCATGGTCAGCGGCCTGCTCAAACCCACCAAGGGAGAAGTGCGGGTGGCCGGCGAACGGGTCCGGTCGCCGCGCCGCGACGTGGCCATGGTCTTCCAGAAGCCGGCCCTGCTGCCATGGCGCACGGTGGAGCAGAACATCATGCTGCCGGTCGAGATCTTCGGCTGGCGCACGGCTGACCATCGCGGCCGAGCCGAGCAACTGCTGGAGATGACCGGCTTGGGCGCCTTCCGCAAGCGCCTGCCCCACGAACTCTCCGGTGGCATGCAGCAGCGGGTCTCGCTGTGCCGGGCCCTGATCCAGAACCCGAAGGTCATGCTCATGGACGAGCCGTTCTCGGCGCTCGACGCGCTGACCCGCGAGGAACTGGCCGTCGAGTTGCAGCGCATTCACATCCAGCTGGGCACGACGATCCTCTTCGTGACCCACTCCATCCAGGAGGCCGTCCTGTTGGCCGACCGGGTGGCGGTCCTCAGTTCCCGGCCGGGGCGGGTGCGCAAGCTGGTGCAGATCCCGATCCCCCGGCCGCGGAGCTTCGGGCACAACGCCCACATGGAGGAGGTCGCCAAGGTCTCGGCCGAGTTGCACACCCTGCTGCTGAGCGACGAACACCTGCGGGCCCCGACCGCCTGA
- a CDS encoding DinB family protein has translation MLRKGRATGPADQTERSAHPTTRSVTLMPPSTRARKHKDTGPEWTAPGEKATLVGFLDYLRTSIMDKIAGVPEPEVRTAGVPSGTNLLGLLKHVNAVERFYFLEEPITNMRRTFQPTRDETVESLLAGYRATVAQANQVIATWTDLSRPAPRPPGRRALPPSQRWVLVHMIEEVARHAGHADILREQIDGSTGR, from the coding sequence ATGCTCAGAAAAGGCCGGGCCACCGGGCCAGCAGACCAGACCGAACGTTCTGCCCATCCAACCACACGATCGGTAACGCTGATGCCGCCATCCACCCGAGCCCGCAAGCACAAGGACACCGGCCCCGAATGGACTGCCCCGGGGGAGAAGGCGACTCTGGTCGGCTTTCTCGACTACCTCCGCACGTCGATCATGGACAAGATCGCTGGTGTGCCGGAACCTGAGGTCCGCACCGCCGGAGTGCCCTCCGGCACCAACCTTCTCGGCCTTCTCAAACACGTCAACGCGGTAGAGAGGTTCTACTTCCTCGAAGAACCGATCACCAACATGCGCCGCACGTTCCAGCCCACCCGTGACGAGACCGTCGAAAGCCTGCTCGCCGGCTATCGAGCCACCGTGGCGCAGGCGAACCAGGTCATCGCGACATGGACCGACCTCAGCCGGCCGGCACCCCGGCCCCCGGGCCGTCGTGCCTTGCCGCCATCGCAGCGATGGGTTCTTGTTCACATGATCGAAGAAGTTGCCCGCCACGCCGGCCACGCCGACATCTTGCGCGAGCAGATCGACGGCTCCACCGGCCGTTGA
- a CDS encoding helix-turn-helix domain-containing protein, translating into MTTSEDVLAGVGPRLQALRRARGLSLAALAAETSLTASTLSRLENGKLRPTLEQLLPLARAYGVPLDDLVAAPPTGDPRIHLRPVRRAGFTVVPLTRRPGGIQAYKVIYPPAGGGNTTTLQTHDGYEWFYVLNGNVRLVLGDQEYRLGPGEAAEFDTRTPHQISSADTQPAELLTLFGAQGERAHLTPSPPPPS; encoded by the coding sequence ATGACAACCTCCGAAGACGTCCTCGCCGGCGTCGGCCCGCGCTTGCAGGCCCTGCGCCGGGCACGAGGCTTGTCCTTGGCCGCCCTGGCAGCCGAAACGAGCCTGACCGCGAGCACCCTGTCCCGTCTCGAGAACGGCAAACTGCGCCCCACGCTGGAACAGTTGCTTCCGCTGGCCCGCGCCTACGGCGTCCCGCTCGACGACCTGGTCGCCGCGCCGCCCACCGGCGATCCCCGCATTCACCTGCGCCCCGTCCGGCGAGCCGGCTTCACCGTCGTACCGCTGACCAGACGCCCCGGGGGTATCCAGGCCTACAAGGTGATCTACCCACCGGCCGGCGGAGGGAACACCACAACTCTGCAGACCCACGACGGATACGAATGGTTCTACGTCCTCAATGGCAACGTCCGGCTTGTCCTCGGCGATCAGGAGTACCGACTCGGGCCCGGCGAAGCCGCAGAATTCGACACTCGCACGCCGCACCAGATCAGCAGCGCTGACACCCAGCCCGCAGAGTTGCTCACTCTCTTCGGCGCGCAAGGCGAACGCGCCCACCTCACGCCCTCGCCGCCACCGCCCAGCTGA
- a CDS encoding GlxA family transcriptional regulator, with protein sequence MGERVFLVVGYHSAELLDIACVTSALQFANRIGAEPRYRAVLATPGKDDITCDSGLRLAADAGLERFNETIDTLVVSGGLGHEDAAASPLLVGHVRRLATLARRVASVCTGATVLAEAGLLTRRRATTHWRYAERLARRYPEVQVDPGPVYVRDGNVATSGGVTSALDLTLSFIEEDHGPALARAVAMGTVAYLQRPGEQAQLSIFLIPGITDDLMVRRLTEHIVSRLDQTLTTATLARLAGVSERHLSRLFLAAVGETPAQYVRRVRTESAAQLLSTPLPLTAVARRCGFGSTESLRQAFLDRYGMPPSRYRRNAPAGVEVGPKPI encoded by the coding sequence ATGGGCGAACGGGTGTTCCTGGTCGTCGGTTACCACTCCGCCGAGTTGCTCGACATTGCCTGCGTCACCTCCGCGCTGCAGTTCGCCAACCGCATCGGCGCCGAGCCGCGCTACCGTGCCGTGCTCGCCACTCCCGGCAAGGACGACATCACCTGCGACTCCGGGTTGCGGCTCGCCGCCGACGCGGGTCTGGAGCGGTTCAACGAGACGATCGACACGCTGGTGGTCTCCGGCGGCCTCGGCCACGAGGACGCGGCGGCCAGCCCGCTGCTGGTCGGCCACGTGCGGCGGCTGGCCACGCTGGCGCGCCGGGTCGCCTCGGTCTGCACCGGGGCGACCGTCCTCGCTGAGGCCGGCCTGCTGACGCGCCGCCGGGCCACCACCCATTGGCGGTACGCCGAGCGGCTGGCGCGCCGCTATCCCGAGGTGCAGGTGGACCCGGGCCCGGTCTACGTGCGGGACGGCAACGTCGCGACCTCTGGCGGCGTCACCAGTGCTTTGGACCTGACCCTGTCGTTCATCGAGGAGGACCACGGACCGGCGCTGGCACGCGCCGTGGCGATGGGCACGGTCGCCTACCTGCAGCGGCCCGGCGAGCAGGCGCAGTTGAGCATCTTCCTCATCCCCGGCATCACCGACGACCTGATGGTGCGGCGCCTGACCGAGCACATCGTGAGCCGTCTCGATCAGACCCTGACCACCGCGACCCTCGCCCGGCTGGCCGGCGTGAGCGAACGGCACCTGTCGCGCCTGTTCCTGGCGGCCGTCGGCGAGACTCCCGCCCAATACGTGCGGCGAGTCCGTACCGAGTCGGCGGCACAACTGCTGTCGACGCCGTTACCGCTCACTGCGGTAGCCCGACGCTGCGGTTTCGGCAGCACCGAGTCACTGCGGCAGGCATTCCTCGACCGATATGGAATGCCGCCGTCCCGGTACCGCCGCAATGCGCCCGCCGGAGTCGAAGTCGGGCCGAAACCGATCTGA
- a CDS encoding AfsR/SARP family transcriptional regulator — translation MTVQIDLLGPLVVSVDGRPVPLTAARLRAVLVVLALCPGEPVSLARMADAVWGDDPPGNARRALQVYVTRLRNALGRGVIRTGTAGYALAVAPEQVDAVRFARLVEVDARETDPEAERTRLVEALAMWRGDPFDDVRSTWLNEVEATRLADLRLAALERRVELDLNRRRTTGLVAELRALTRRYPLRERFWSQLMTALEHTGQRADALLAYQRLYRLLAREIGIEPSSGVQEVHRRVLGEASRDSSRSASPAPHSLAALITVPSSPFFSSAACPARTPPRARDTNDW, via the coding sequence GTGACAGTCCAGATCGACCTCTTAGGGCCCTTGGTGGTGTCGGTGGACGGACGTCCCGTGCCGCTGACGGCAGCGCGCCTGCGAGCCGTCCTGGTGGTGCTGGCACTCTGCCCCGGCGAACCTGTGTCGCTTGCGCGGATGGCCGACGCCGTCTGGGGTGACGATCCGCCCGGCAATGCCCGGCGCGCCCTGCAGGTATACGTGACGCGGCTGCGTAACGCGCTGGGCAGAGGCGTGATCCGCACCGGAACAGCCGGCTACGCGCTGGCCGTGGCCCCGGAACAGGTGGACGCTGTGCGGTTCGCCCGGCTGGTGGAGGTAGACGCCCGGGAGACCGATCCGGAAGCGGAGCGAACGAGGCTGGTCGAGGCGCTCGCGATGTGGCGCGGTGATCCGTTCGACGATGTGCGCTCGACCTGGCTGAACGAGGTTGAAGCGACCCGGCTCGCAGACCTGCGGCTGGCCGCGCTGGAACGGCGGGTCGAGCTGGACCTGAACCGGCGCCGGACGACCGGGCTGGTCGCCGAACTCCGCGCGCTGACCCGTCGGTATCCGTTGCGGGAACGGTTCTGGAGCCAACTGATGACCGCGCTGGAGCACACCGGTCAGCGGGCCGACGCGCTCCTGGCCTACCAGCGGCTGTACCGGCTCCTGGCTCGAGAGATAGGCATCGAGCCGAGCTCCGGCGTGCAGGAGGTGCACCGGCGGGTGCTCGGCGAAGCGTCACGAGACTCGTCACGGTCGGCGAGCCCGGCCCCCCACAGTCTGGCGGCACTCATCACAGTGCCCTCCTCCCCTTTCTTCTCCTCGGCCGCGTGCCCGGCGCGAACGCCACCACGAGCACGCGACACCAACGACTGGTGA